A region of Pyxidicoccus parkwaysis DNA encodes the following proteins:
- a CDS encoding TIGR02996 domain-containing protein gives MTKLSIVEHGREAVLALRRRDDAAALEHLLGAWRQSQSERIASLVERLSQWLTVGGVPISFDQRSFVLSPPGIVELPLLLAGLRELAQQRPEGKKMSDKLKAFSPCSADPRFTPALLDIARLPVARVPEVRQALCNLFVEMWDPRAVRPLRELHAEFDPLSAFAEALAVTLERIAPRVRAMPPLPPEVESQCEEMEAALDDRGVLNALDTVSEELLSRVYADPEDVSARLVLADHLLERGHPLGELIMLQCSPQADRGRIGKLLEVNAPLWSSVLGPYVQHADTRFERGFPSFVRLRAGPRSPLLEPTVHWRTVRAVDLSRCEVPDLAKWLSHPHLRGVTVVKGAVPSLVRALAGKEYGVQHLEVSRSDTTYERELFARLVRLPKLTRLFMHGATPLSVQECSKSPLASRLEHFEVHGSRWALVCSPAKDGPVQARLTGRLGDGELANAIFCALGFGKRALHVQVGDLANRDGMRLLEKAASGYQQVEWS, from the coding sequence GTGACGAAACTCTCCATCGTGGAGCACGGACGCGAGGCGGTGCTGGCCCTCCGGCGGCGTGACGATGCCGCGGCCCTCGAGCATCTGCTCGGGGCCTGGCGCCAATCGCAGTCCGAGCGCATTGCCTCGCTGGTGGAGCGGTTGTCGCAGTGGCTGACGGTGGGGGGCGTTCCCATCTCCTTCGACCAGCGCAGCTTCGTCCTCTCGCCTCCTGGAATCGTCGAGCTCCCGCTGCTCCTCGCCGGCTTGCGGGAGCTGGCGCAGCAGCGGCCGGAAGGCAAGAAGATGAGCGACAAGCTCAAGGCATTCAGTCCCTGCTCCGCGGACCCGCGCTTCACTCCCGCGCTGCTCGACATCGCTCGGCTGCCGGTGGCCCGAGTGCCGGAGGTGCGCCAGGCGCTGTGCAATCTCTTCGTGGAGATGTGGGACCCACGTGCCGTGCGGCCTCTGAGAGAGCTGCACGCGGAGTTCGACCCGCTCTCCGCCTTCGCCGAGGCGCTGGCCGTGACGCTCGAGCGGATTGCGCCCAGGGTCCGGGCCATGCCGCCACTGCCGCCGGAAGTCGAAAGCCAATGCGAGGAGATGGAGGCAGCGCTCGACGACCGCGGTGTCCTGAACGCACTCGATACCGTCTCCGAGGAATTGCTGTCGCGCGTGTACGCGGACCCGGAGGACGTGTCCGCGCGTCTGGTATTGGCGGACCACCTGCTGGAGCGAGGCCATCCGCTCGGCGAGCTCATCATGTTGCAGTGCTCGCCCCAGGCGGACCGGGGACGCATCGGGAAGTTGCTCGAGGTGAATGCCCCGCTGTGGTCCTCCGTCCTGGGGCCGTACGTGCAACATGCCGACACCCGCTTCGAGCGCGGTTTCCCCAGCTTCGTCCGGCTGAGGGCTGGCCCGCGGTCGCCGCTGCTCGAACCCACGGTGCACTGGCGGACGGTGCGGGCGGTGGACCTCTCGCGTTGCGAGGTCCCAGATTTGGCGAAGTGGCTCTCACACCCGCACCTGCGCGGGGTGACGGTGGTGAAAGGGGCAGTGCCCTCCCTGGTGCGGGCGCTGGCGGGAAAGGAGTACGGGGTCCAGCACCTCGAGGTGTCACGGTCCGACACGACCTATGAGCGGGAATTGTTCGCCCGCCTGGTCCGGCTGCCGAAGCTGACGCGCCTGTTCATGCACGGCGCGACGCCGCTGTCCGTGCAGGAGTGCTCCAAGTCTCCGCTGGCGTCCCGGCTGGAGCACTTCGAGGTGCACGGCTCACGCTGGGCGCTCGTGTGCTCTCCCGCGAAGGATGGGCCCGTCCAGGCGCGGCTCACCGGTAGATTGGGTGATGGCGAACTTGCCAACGCGATTTTCTGTGCGCTGGGCTTCGGGAAGCGGGCGCTCCACGTGCAGGTGGGCGACCTCGCCAACCGCGATGGGATGCGACTGTTGGAGAAGGCCGCCTCCGGCTACCAGCAGGTGGAGTGGAGCTGA
- a CDS encoding TIGR02996 domain-containing protein, translated as MTENTLILRGRAAALALKRQDDAAVLEHLVDAWRQTRSERIAALVERLSKRLTVGFGPIHFEGRSFESVPPGCIELPLLLEGLLEMAGQATPEWMDRQLAAFLYGAPDPRFTPVLLALARLPMAREPEPGGTLCVLLGRLWDPRALAPLRALHAELDPDSPDAKALALTIERIASRQPRAMPPLPPELESPCKELESALDSHEAADASKAIVYEELLARVYADPEDVSARMVLADHLLERGHPLGEFIMLQCSSHVDLERLMKLFEANAALWSAALGPHLQHKHTRFERGFPAAVRLISRLTEPPLPPTQRWRTVREVDLASNALPILAEWLSHPHLRGVTVLKGVTPSMAQALAARGHEVRHLEIGLLQVRENGQAELFTHLGQLPKLARLHIQGALPLSVRLCLESPLASRLEYFEANSGAWTLVATPSADVTVRAQLRGTYGVGEFAQAIRHAVGFGKRALHVQVEDLATPEGRRLLEKAASGYERVEWS; from the coding sequence GTGACGGAAAACACCCTCATCCTTCGCGGACGCGCGGCGGCCCTGGCCCTGAAGCGGCAGGATGATGCGGCGGTCCTCGAACATCTGGTCGATGCCTGGCGCCAAACGCGCTCCGAGCGCATCGCCGCACTGGTGGAGCGACTGTCGAAGCGCCTCACAGTGGGATTCGGCCCCATCCACTTCGAGGGGCGCAGCTTTGAATCGGTGCCTCCCGGGTGCATCGAGCTGCCCCTGCTCCTCGAGGGCCTGCTGGAAATGGCGGGGCAGGCGACGCCCGAGTGGATGGACAGACAGCTCGCGGCGTTCCTCTATGGCGCGCCGGACCCGCGCTTCACTCCCGTGCTGCTGGCTCTCGCCCGGCTGCCCATGGCCCGCGAGCCGGAGCCGGGCGGAACGTTGTGCGTCCTCCTCGGGAGGCTGTGGGACCCGCGTGCCTTGGCGCCCTTGAGGGCGCTGCACGCGGAGCTCGACCCTGACTCACCCGACGCCAAGGCGCTGGCCCTTACTATCGAGAGGATTGCGTCCCGTCAGCCCCGGGCCATGCCTCCACTGCCGCCGGAGCTCGAAAGCCCATGCAAGGAATTGGAGTCAGCGCTCGACAGCCATGAGGCCGCGGACGCGTCCAAGGCCATTGTCTACGAGGAGTTGTTGGCACGCGTGTATGCGGACCCGGAGGACGTGTCCGCGCGGATGGTGCTGGCGGACCACCTGCTGGAGCGGGGCCATCCGCTCGGTGAGTTCATCATGTTGCAGTGCTCGTCCCACGTGGACCTGGAGCGCCTCATGAAGTTGTTCGAGGCGAACGCCGCACTGTGGTCCGCCGCGCTGGGGCCACACCTGCAACACAAGCACACCCGTTTCGAGCGAGGCTTTCCCGCCGCCGTCCGGCTGATTTCCCGTCTGACGGAGCCGCCGCTCCCACCCACGCAGCGCTGGCGGACGGTGCGGGAGGTGGACCTCGCGTCGAACGCGCTCCCAATCCTCGCGGAGTGGCTCTCGCACCCGCATCTGCGCGGAGTGACGGTGTTGAAGGGAGTGACGCCCTCCATGGCGCAGGCGCTGGCGGCACGAGGTCACGAGGTCCGGCACCTGGAGATAGGGCTGTTGCAGGTCCGTGAGAATGGACAAGCGGAGCTGTTCACCCACCTGGGCCAGCTGCCGAAGCTGGCGCGCCTGCACATCCAGGGCGCGCTGCCTTTGAGCGTGCGTCTGTGTCTGGAGTCGCCGCTGGCTTCCCGACTGGAGTACTTCGAGGCGAACAGCGGAGCGTGGACGCTCGTGGCCACGCCCTCGGCGGACGTGACCGTCCGGGCGCAGCTCCGGGGCACCTACGGTGTGGGCGAGTTCGCTCAGGCGATTCGCCATGCGGTGGGCTTCGGGAAGCGGGCGCTCCACGTGCAGGTGGAGGACCTCGCCACGCCCGAGGGGCGGCGGCTGTTGGAGAAGGCGGCATCCGGCTACGAGCGCGTGGAGTGGAGCTGA
- a CDS encoding metallophosphoesterase yields MRTLFIGDVHGCAEELDALLAACGWRPDDRVVLVGDLVAKGPDSAGVVRRARERGFLAVRGNHDAHVLRWHAGRGPKGKKLKPEHQQVLDTLTPEDWAWLEAQPLYRRFPELNVIAVHGGLVPGVSLEQQKEDELLNLRSITSDGTPSKRVDGGEPWGSCWKGPELVIFGHDAMRGIQRHPHALGLDSGCVYGGRLSAYVMPEGRLVSVVAKRAYVDVDASP; encoded by the coding sequence ATGCGAACGCTCTTCATCGGGGACGTACACGGCTGCGCCGAGGAACTGGACGCGCTGCTGGCCGCCTGCGGCTGGCGGCCGGACGACCGCGTGGTGCTGGTGGGAGACCTCGTGGCGAAGGGCCCGGACTCGGCGGGCGTGGTGCGCCGGGCACGCGAGCGCGGCTTCCTCGCGGTGCGGGGCAACCATGACGCGCACGTGCTGCGCTGGCACGCGGGCCGGGGGCCCAAGGGCAAGAAGCTCAAGCCCGAGCATCAACAGGTCTTGGACACGCTCACGCCCGAGGACTGGGCGTGGCTGGAGGCGCAGCCGCTCTACCGCCGCTTCCCGGAGCTGAACGTGATTGCGGTGCACGGCGGGCTCGTGCCGGGCGTGTCGCTGGAGCAGCAGAAGGAGGACGAGCTGCTCAACCTGCGCAGCATCACCTCGGACGGCACGCCGTCGAAGCGCGTGGACGGCGGCGAGCCGTGGGGAAGCTGCTGGAAGGGGCCGGAGCTGGTCATCTTCGGCCACGACGCCATGCGCGGGATTCAGCGCCACCCGCATGCGCTGGGCCTGGACTCGGGATGCGTGTACGGCGGCCGGCTGTCCGCGTATGTGATGCCGGAAGGGCGGCTGGTGTCGGTGGTGGCGAAGCGCGCCTACGTGGACGTGGACGCGTCACCGTGA